Proteins encoded within one genomic window of Gloeobacter kilaueensis JS1:
- a CDS encoding RecB family exonuclease, whose amino-acid sequence MSVLLSASRLVRYATCPRSYAWKYRYHYPEPGGGGRRQKLGILLHAALNRFWRAWLERRGDRTIGQLERIWGQEAVELDEAERQSGWQALRMYYLQEVAASPEPPRPFASEGRIRHSLVLERVDVHFESRYDLLVWGEPDRQGAAQLDLVEFKTARQVRSLSQLEADLQLSCYILGLRALYGHSLRSVSHYYLLSGEKLTFEVQPAHQQYALEIARRLVSQLVSGSDWEPEPGGHCRRCGYRSLCDLSRPDQLPPQTAAYLRPEQPLVLTLF is encoded by the coding sequence ATGTCCGTGCTGCTCTCGGCTTCGCGCCTGGTCCGCTACGCCACCTGCCCCCGCTCCTACGCCTGGAAGTACCGCTACCACTATCCGGAACCGGGAGGCGGTGGTCGGCGGCAAAAACTGGGTATCCTGCTGCACGCTGCTCTCAACCGCTTCTGGCGCGCCTGGCTCGAACGGCGGGGGGACCGCACTATAGGCCAGCTGGAGCGTATCTGGGGCCAAGAAGCGGTAGAACTCGACGAGGCGGAGCGCCAGAGTGGCTGGCAGGCGCTGCGGATGTATTATCTGCAGGAAGTGGCCGCCTCGCCTGAGCCTCCCCGGCCCTTTGCCAGTGAGGGCCGCATTCGCCACAGCCTGGTGCTCGAACGGGTCGATGTCCACTTCGAGTCGCGCTACGACCTGCTTGTATGGGGTGAGCCGGACCGCCAGGGTGCCGCCCAACTCGATCTGGTCGAATTTAAGACAGCCCGGCAGGTGCGCTCTTTAAGCCAGCTGGAGGCGGATTTGCAGCTGTCGTGCTACATCCTGGGCCTGCGGGCTCTCTACGGCCACAGCCTGCGCTCGGTGAGCCATTACTACTTGCTGAGCGGCGAGAAGTTGACCTTCGAGGTCCAGCCAGCCCACCAGCAGTACGCTCTGGAGATAGCCCGGCGGCTGGTGAGTCAGCTTGTCAGCGGCAGCGATTGGGAGCCGGAGCCAGGTGGCCACTGCCGCCGCTGCGGCTACCGCTCGCTGTGCGATCTGTCCCGGCCCGACCAGTTGCCTCCCCAGACGGCTGCCTACCTGCGGCCCGAGCAACCGCTGGTGCTTACGCTTTTTTGA
- a CDS encoding S53 family peptidase has protein sequence MYTLKRLFAPGVPVLLASAIVLTAQSAQAAPSRTVFSNSFKPLVSEARVLGAADAQAGVKFQLALKMRDFAGLERRIAAGEVIAPAELEAKYYPLAADYRTLTDWVRSQGLTVERTYNNRLTLEVRGSVAQVRSALGVDFVRIQFRGQPFISTRTAPSLPAGFERFVLSFSGLQPANEWLVPLISDGTPIPNSPTSPFKPPYSTNDLLTAYSANNLAYNGAGQKIAILGSLFAKDSDLTSFWSANGVPQSSANVEKVAVSSNIPNPRCTRSISSTNCTYLSEANLDAEWASGTATGAVIRQYAVGIPAQISSFISLFSTGLQAIINDLPSQPTLRVLTISYGYCESALPSSQLQSASQLFATLASQGVTTFTSSGDSGSTANGCSTTATQYFAVDPNLAGVGGTSLRLNTNGTISSETAWSGSGGGLSTIYTRPSWQVGSGVPSGTARAVPDVALVADPNTGAYTVVGGKTYQFGGTSLSSPIWAGYAAIINQGRAAAGKGSLGLLGPRVYPLLGTSNFRDITSGSIGAYSAGPGYDLATGIGVPVVNQLLNTLVSAP, from the coding sequence ATGTATACTTTGAAGCGGTTGTTCGCCCCCGGCGTTCCAGTATTGCTGGCATCCGCAATTGTTCTCACCGCCCAGAGCGCCCAGGCTGCACCGTCGCGCACGGTCTTCAGCAACAGTTTCAAGCCGCTGGTGAGCGAGGCCCGTGTCCTTGGCGCAGCCGATGCCCAGGCGGGCGTCAAGTTTCAACTGGCCCTCAAGATGCGCGATTTTGCCGGACTGGAGAGGCGAATTGCAGCTGGAGAAGTGATTGCACCGGCGGAGCTGGAGGCGAAATACTATCCGCTTGCCGCCGACTACAGGACGCTCACCGACTGGGTGCGCTCCCAGGGACTGACCGTCGAGCGCACCTACAACAACCGGCTGACCCTGGAGGTGCGCGGCAGCGTTGCCCAGGTGCGCAGCGCCCTCGGCGTCGATTTTGTGCGCATTCAGTTTAGAGGCCAGCCGTTTATCTCGACGCGCACCGCCCCCAGCCTGCCCGCCGGTTTCGAGCGCTTTGTGCTGAGCTTCAGCGGCCTGCAGCCGGCCAACGAGTGGCTGGTGCCCCTGATTAGCGACGGCACGCCCATTCCCAACAGCCCGACTTCGCCCTTCAAACCGCCCTACAGCACCAACGATCTGCTCACCGCCTACAGCGCCAACAACCTCGCCTACAACGGCGCAGGCCAGAAGATCGCGATTCTCGGATCGCTGTTTGCCAAAGACAGCGACCTCACCTCCTTCTGGTCGGCGAACGGCGTGCCCCAGAGCAGCGCCAACGTCGAGAAGGTGGCCGTTTCGAGCAACATCCCCAACCCGCGCTGCACCCGCAGCATCAGCAGCACCAACTGCACCTATCTCTCGGAGGCGAACCTGGACGCGGAGTGGGCCTCCGGTACCGCCACGGGTGCGGTGATTCGCCAGTACGCCGTCGGTATCCCGGCCCAGATCAGTTCGTTTATCAGCCTCTTCAGCACCGGCCTGCAGGCGATCATCAACGACCTGCCCAGCCAGCCGACCTTGAGAGTGCTCACGATCAGCTACGGCTACTGCGAGAGCGCTCTGCCCTCCAGCCAGCTGCAGTCCGCTTCGCAGCTGTTTGCGACCCTGGCGAGCCAGGGGGTGACGACCTTCACCTCCTCGGGCGATAGCGGCTCGACAGCGAACGGCTGTTCGACCACCGCTACCCAGTACTTCGCCGTCGATCCAAATCTGGCGGGAGTGGGCGGCACATCGCTCCGACTCAACACCAACGGCACGATCTCCTCTGAGACCGCCTGGAGCGGCAGCGGCGGCGGCCTCAGCACGATCTACACCCGTCCGAGCTGGCAGGTAGGTTCCGGGGTGCCCTCCGGTACGGCCCGCGCCGTTCCGGACGTGGCGCTGGTGGCCGATCCGAACACCGGTGCCTACACCGTGGTGGGCGGCAAGACCTACCAGTTCGGCGGTACCAGCCTCTCCAGCCCGATCTGGGCAGGCTACGCAGCGATCATTAACCAGGGCCGCGCCGCCGCCGGCAAAGGCAGCCTCGGCCTGCTCGGTCCCCGGGTCTATCCGCTTCTGGGCACGAGCAACTTCCGCGACATCACCAGTGGCAGCATCGGTGCCTACAGCGCCGGACCCGGCTACGACCTGGCCACCGGCATCGGTGTACCGGTCGTCAACCAGCTGCTCAACACTCTGGTGAGCGCACCGTAG
- the rplA gene encoding 50S ribosomal protein L1, with product MAKISKRLTALREQVDRQTLYTPQRAIEMAIELATAKFDETIETHIRLGINPKYADQQVRATVVLPRGTGKSIRIAVLAKGEKVREADSAGADISGSEELIERIQGGFMDFDLMIATPDIMPQVARLGKLLGPRGLMPSPKGGTVTMDLAGAIREFKAGKLEFRADRTGIVHIPFGKKSFTPEALLDNLKAVQEAIDRAKPSGAKGRYWRTFHIKSTMGPAIEIDVNILRDLKLEAAA from the coding sequence ATGGCCAAGATTTCTAAGCGGCTTACTGCCCTGCGCGAGCAGGTAGACCGCCAGACGCTCTACACGCCCCAGCGGGCGATCGAAATGGCGATCGAGCTTGCCACCGCCAAGTTCGACGAGACGATCGAGACTCACATCCGGCTGGGCATCAACCCCAAGTACGCCGATCAGCAGGTGCGCGCCACGGTCGTGCTGCCGCGCGGCACCGGCAAGTCGATCCGGATTGCTGTACTGGCCAAGGGCGAAAAAGTGCGCGAGGCCGACAGCGCCGGGGCAGACATCTCCGGTTCAGAAGAATTGATCGAGCGGATCCAGGGCGGTTTCATGGACTTCGATCTGATGATCGCCACCCCCGACATCATGCCCCAGGTCGCCCGCCTCGGTAAGCTCCTGGGTCCGCGCGGCCTGATGCCCTCACCCAAAGGCGGTACGGTGACGATGGACCTCGCCGGAGCGATCCGCGAATTTAAGGCCGGTAAACTCGAATTTCGCGCCGACCGCACCGGCATCGTCCACATTCCCTTCGGCAAAAAGAGCTTTACCCCCGAAGCGCTGCTCGACAACCTCAAGGCGGTGCAGGAGGCGATCGACCGCGCCAAGCCCTCCGGGGCCAAAGGCCGCTACTGGCGCACCTTCCACATCAAATCGACGATGGGACCGGCGATCGAGATCGACGTCAACATCCTGCGCGACCTCAAGCTGGAGGCAGCCGCCTAG
- the rplK gene encoding 50S ribosomal protein L11, with translation MAKKVTAKIKLALPAGKANPAPPVGPALGQHGVNIMMFCKEYNARTADQVGTVIPVEITVFEDRSFTFVLKTPPASVLLTKAAGVEKGSGKPNQLKAGSITNAQLRQIAEQKLPDLNANDVEAAMRIIAGTARNMGIAIAD, from the coding sequence ATGGCCAAAAAAGTTACCGCCAAAATCAAACTGGCTCTGCCCGCCGGCAAGGCCAACCCGGCACCGCCCGTCGGTCCTGCCCTCGGTCAGCACGGCGTCAATATCATGATGTTCTGCAAAGAATACAATGCCCGCACCGCCGATCAAGTCGGTACGGTCATCCCGGTCGAGATCACGGTCTTCGAAGATCGTAGCTTTACGTTTGTGCTCAAGACCCCACCGGCGTCGGTGCTGCTTACCAAGGCCGCCGGTGTCGAAAAGGGGTCCGGCAAGCCCAACCAGCTCAAAGCCGGTTCGATTACCAACGCCCAGCTCCGGCAGATTGCCGAGCAAAAGCTGCCCGACCTCAACGCCAACGATGTCGAGGCGGCGATGCGGATCATCGCCGGTACCGCCCGCAACATGGGCATCGCGATCGCCGATTGA
- a CDS encoding YihY/virulence factor BrkB family protein: MPAALTTAQSRDQRPAQREPFYLGAVPALLREAIAGWSEDKVPRLSAALAYYTFFSLAPLLVVVIAVAGAFFGPEAIRGQLDNQLTGLIGPDSAGAVQELVRRGYQPASGIVASVIAVATILFGVSGLFSELQDALNTIWGVKPRPDRSWKDVLKERFVSFSIVFVIALALLASLIVSAVISAVTGVVGAVLPLPDFAFRLIDTAVSLGLTTLMFAAIYKILPDVKLAWKDVLVAAGITSVLFVIGKALISLYLGYSTITSAYGAAGSLVVILVWVFYSVQVMFFGAEVAKVYTRKHGSGIVPARNAMLIADSNPQPADTPAPAPPQQQNSEPSPPKPPGAIKRTAAFMLSFLVLARRLRS; the protein is encoded by the coding sequence ATGCCTGCTGCCCTGACTACTGCTCAATCTCGCGATCAGCGGCCTGCCCAGAGAGAGCCTTTTTATCTGGGGGCCGTTCCGGCGCTGTTGCGGGAGGCGATTGCCGGTTGGTCCGAGGACAAGGTGCCCAGACTCTCGGCAGCCCTCGCCTACTACACGTTTTTTTCCCTCGCCCCGCTGCTGGTAGTGGTCATCGCCGTGGCCGGTGCCTTCTTTGGTCCCGAGGCGATACGCGGCCAGCTCGACAACCAGCTTACCGGTCTTATCGGTCCAGACAGCGCGGGTGCGGTTCAAGAACTGGTGCGTCGCGGTTACCAGCCCGCCTCCGGCATCGTCGCCTCGGTGATCGCTGTTGCGACGATTCTGTTCGGTGTGTCCGGCCTTTTTTCTGAATTGCAGGATGCCCTCAATACGATCTGGGGCGTGAAACCCAGGCCGGACCGCAGCTGGAAGGACGTACTCAAGGAGCGCTTCGTTTCTTTTTCGATCGTCTTTGTGATTGCGCTTGCATTGCTCGCGTCGCTCATCGTCAGCGCAGTGATCTCGGCGGTGACCGGGGTGGTCGGAGCGGTGCTGCCCCTGCCGGATTTTGCCTTCCGTTTGATCGACACGGCGGTGTCGCTGGGCCTCACCACCTTAATGTTCGCTGCTATCTACAAGATCCTGCCCGATGTAAAGCTCGCCTGGAAGGACGTTCTGGTCGCCGCCGGGATCACCTCGGTCCTGTTTGTGATCGGCAAGGCGCTCATCAGTCTCTATCTGGGCTACAGCACGATCACCTCGGCCTACGGGGCGGCAGGTTCGCTGGTGGTGATTCTCGTCTGGGTGTTCTACAGCGTCCAGGTGATGTTCTTTGGCGCTGAGGTTGCCAAGGTCTATACCCGCAAGCACGGTTCGGGGATCGTCCCGGCGCGCAACGCGATGCTGATTGCAGACAGCAACCCCCAGCCTGCCGACACACCAGCGCCTGCTCCACCACAGCAACAAAATAGCGAGCCGTCGCCACCGAAGCCCCCTGGAGCGATCAAGCGCACCGCTGCCTTTATGCTGAGCTTTCTGGTGCTGGCCCGTCGATTGCGTTCCTGA
- a CDS encoding M56 family metallopeptidase: MIHPALLLLAILIGWSLRARPRPASDWSGRWQSALARFLTPFGLLLTSALTLVWMGTPGAAAWQWQGQLAYGAAGLWLGFALLCGLVHTWRCARTIELICHLPVATIAGERGRLIDAPGLYIAQVGFWRPQLVFSRGLSECLRGDQLAAVLAHEQAHCHYRDPFWFFWLGWVRRATFFYPGTEALWQELLLLRELRADRRAALHVDSLSLAETLLLLARSASAPAEPAFAATMYSAGARLGERVDALLAAPQPPSLPLCPLSWAGWLLLGLLPLATWPLHTLAIHGLCP, from the coding sequence GTGATCCACCCGGCCCTGCTGCTGCTTGCGATCTTGATTGGCTGGTCGCTGCGCGCCCGGCCCCGCCCCGCCAGCGACTGGTCCGGGCGGTGGCAGAGTGCCCTTGCCCGGTTTTTGACGCCTTTTGGACTGCTGCTGACCAGTGCGCTCACCCTCGTCTGGATGGGCACGCCGGGAGCAGCCGCCTGGCAGTGGCAGGGACAGCTGGCTTACGGCGCAGCCGGACTGTGGCTGGGTTTTGCCCTGCTCTGCGGGCTGGTTCACACCTGGCGGTGCGCCCGGACGATCGAGCTTATCTGCCACCTGCCAGTAGCGACGATTGCCGGTGAGCGCGGCAGGCTGATCGACGCGCCGGGACTCTATATCGCCCAGGTCGGATTCTGGCGGCCCCAGCTGGTCTTCAGCCGGGGGCTCAGCGAGTGCCTGAGAGGTGATCAGCTCGCAGCCGTCCTCGCCCACGAGCAGGCCCACTGCCACTACCGCGATCCGTTCTGGTTCTTCTGGCTGGGGTGGGTGCGCCGGGCGACGTTCTTCTATCCCGGCACCGAAGCCCTCTGGCAGGAGCTGCTCCTCCTGCGCGAGTTGCGCGCCGACCGCCGGGCGGCCCTCCATGTCGATAGCCTGTCTCTCGCTGAGACCCTGCTCCTTCTGGCCCGCTCCGCCAGTGCCCCGGCAGAACCTGCTTTTGCCGCAACCATGTATTCTGCCGGTGCGCGCCTGGGCGAACGGGTCGATGCACTGCTGGCCGCTCCCCAGCCGCCGTCGTTGCCCCTGTGCCCCCTCAGCTGGGCCGGCTGGCTCTTATTGGGCCTGCTGCCCCTCGCCACCTGGCCGCTGCATACCCTGGCCATCCACGGCCTCTGTCCTTGA
- a CDS encoding BlaI/MecI/CopY family transcriptional regulator: protein MSQLPEHRPNRLSLGPLETEILQLLWDHGSMSVKDIHEKLLSDPDRELAYASVTTVLRRLVQKGWLACNSSQRAFCFTALIGRDAARALAAHSHLQAFLAVSTPEVAAAFADSLDQASVEQLDAIARRIRSVREARGEL, encoded by the coding sequence ATGTCGCAACTGCCAGAACACCGTCCAAACCGCCTTTCCCTGGGTCCGCTCGAAACAGAAATCCTCCAGCTTCTTTGGGATCACGGCTCGATGAGCGTCAAAGACATCCACGAGAAATTGTTAAGCGATCCTGACAGAGAGCTGGCCTACGCTTCGGTCACGACCGTTCTGCGCCGGTTGGTTCAAAAAGGCTGGCTTGCCTGCAACAGCAGCCAGCGCGCCTTTTGTTTCACCGCCTTGATTGGCCGCGACGCAGCGCGTGCCCTTGCTGCCCACAGCCACCTGCAGGCGTTTCTGGCGGTGAGCACGCCCGAAGTTGCCGCTGCCTTTGCCGATAGCCTCGATCAGGCGAGCGTCGAACAACTCGATGCGATTGCCCGCCGCATTCGTTCGGTGCGCGAGGCGAGGGGCGAGCTGTGA
- the hisB gene encoding imidazoleglycerol-phosphate dehydratase HisB, translating into MEHRTASIVRTTRETDIQIQIDLDGQGQVQAATGIPFLDHMLGQIATHGLIDLDVSAQGDLHIDDHHTNEDVGIALGMGLTKALGDKRGICRFGHFLAPLDEALVQVVLDLSGRPHLSYGLEIPTERIGSYETQLVREFYQAVVNHGALTLHIRQLAGINSHHIVEASFKAFARALRMAIEVDPRRAGTLPSSKGAL; encoded by the coding sequence ATGGAACATCGCACCGCCTCGATCGTGCGCACGACGCGCGAAACCGATATCCAGATCCAGATAGATCTCGACGGCCAGGGCCAGGTTCAAGCGGCAACGGGCATTCCCTTTCTCGATCACATGCTCGGCCAGATCGCCACCCACGGTCTCATCGACCTCGACGTGAGCGCCCAGGGCGACCTGCACATCGACGATCACCACACCAACGAGGATGTGGGCATCGCCCTCGGGATGGGCCTGACCAAGGCCCTGGGCGACAAGCGCGGCATCTGCCGCTTTGGACATTTTCTTGCTCCCCTCGACGAGGCGCTGGTGCAGGTGGTGCTCGATCTTTCCGGCAGGCCGCACCTGAGCTACGGCCTTGAGATCCCGACCGAGCGCATCGGCAGCTACGAGACCCAGCTGGTGCGCGAATTTTATCAGGCGGTGGTCAACCACGGGGCGCTGACCCTGCACATTCGCCAACTGGCCGGGATCAACTCCCACCACATCGTCGAGGCGAGCTTCAAAGCTTTTGCCCGCGCCCTGCGCATGGCAATCGAAGTCGATCCCCGCCGCGCGGGCACCCTGCCCAGCAGCAAGGGAGCGCTCTAA
- a CDS encoding GDP-mannose 4,6-dehydratase produces MRVLVTGIGGQDGFYLAQQMLHQGHDVTGILRTRAVPLALSELQTHSSQLQLLTGDVTDRDFLRSAIVASAPDQIYNLAAQSHVGESFTSPVPTFEVNTLAPLYLLELIRQIDPHIRFFQACSAEVFGENPPAPQTETTPFAPASPYAVSKASAFWLVESYRRSYGLFACSAILYNHESPLRDESFLSGKVVHAIARILQGRQQTLALGNLDVQRDWGFAGDYVEAMALMLEQEQPTDYVIASGQTYSVGEFVEAAFGYVGLDWRQYVVVDAKLLRPADAQLLRGDAGRARRQLGWQPRLDFQMLVELMVDAAIKQSKQTALSAALGES; encoded by the coding sequence ATGCGCGTCCTGGTGACAGGCATTGGTGGACAGGATGGTTTTTATCTGGCGCAGCAAATGTTGCACCAGGGCCACGATGTCACAGGCATTTTGCGCACGCGGGCCGTGCCACTGGCTTTGAGCGAACTGCAGACTCACAGCAGCCAGTTGCAACTGCTCACAGGCGATGTCACCGACCGCGATTTTTTGCGCTCGGCGATCGTTGCGAGCGCGCCCGATCAGATCTACAACCTGGCCGCCCAGAGCCATGTCGGTGAGAGCTTCACCTCTCCAGTGCCCACCTTTGAGGTCAACACCCTCGCCCCGCTCTACCTGCTGGAGCTGATTCGCCAGATCGATCCCCACATTCGCTTTTTTCAAGCCTGCTCCGCCGAAGTCTTCGGTGAAAACCCACCGGCTCCCCAGACCGAGACGACGCCCTTTGCCCCCGCCAGTCCCTACGCCGTCTCCAAAGCCAGCGCCTTCTGGCTGGTCGAAAGCTACCGGCGCTCCTACGGTCTTTTTGCCTGCAGCGCCATTCTCTACAACCACGAATCGCCCCTCAGAGACGAGAGCTTTCTTTCGGGCAAGGTCGTTCACGCTATCGCCCGCATCCTGCAGGGCAGGCAGCAGACCCTCGCTCTGGGGAACCTCGATGTCCAGCGCGACTGGGGCTTTGCCGGCGATTATGTCGAAGCGATGGCCCTGATGCTCGAGCAGGAGCAACCGACCGACTACGTGATCGCCTCGGGCCAGACCTACAGCGTCGGTGAATTCGTCGAGGCCGCCTTCGGATACGTCGGCCTCGATTGGCGGCAGTACGTCGTCGTCGATGCAAAGCTCCTGCGGCCCGCCGATGCCCAGCTTCTAAGGGGCGACGCCGGGCGCGCCCGCAGGCAACTGGGCTGGCAGCCGCGCCTCGACTTTCAGATGCTCGTCGAGTTGATGGTAGACGCAGCGATCAAGCAATCGAAGCAGACGGCCCTCAGCGCTGCCCTCGGCGAGAGCTAG
- a CDS encoding PLP-dependent cysteine synthase family protein codes for MLSTDFAQADKQAPSETELLRWVGNTPLLRLERIGADLPKSVEIYGKAEWFNPGGSVKDRPALNMLLEGERSGRLSAGKTILDATSGNTGIAYAWIAARKGYKVKLALPLNASHERKRILKAYGVELILTDPTLGSDGAIQEARRLFAASPEAYFYPDQYSNDANWQAHYLTTGVEIYQQTAGRVTHFVAGLGTSGTCMGVGRRLREYDPAIEVIAMQPDSPFHGLEGLKHMETAIVPAIYDDRLPDRQIAVSTEQAQRMVKRLAREEGLLVGISAGANVVAALQVARAIDSGVIVTILCDGADKYLSERFWDDPAL; via the coding sequence GTGTTGAGCACCGATTTTGCCCAGGCTGACAAGCAAGCGCCGAGCGAGACAGAATTGCTCCGCTGGGTGGGGAACACGCCGCTTCTGCGCCTTGAGCGCATCGGAGCGGATCTGCCCAAGAGCGTCGAAATTTACGGCAAGGCAGAATGGTTCAATCCGGGCGGGTCGGTCAAAGATCGTCCCGCCCTCAACATGCTTCTTGAGGGCGAGCGCAGCGGCAGGTTGAGCGCCGGTAAGACCATCCTCGATGCGACCTCGGGCAACACCGGCATCGCCTACGCCTGGATCGCCGCCCGCAAAGGCTACAAGGTCAAACTCGCCCTGCCCCTCAACGCCAGCCACGAGCGCAAGCGCATCCTCAAAGCCTACGGCGTCGAGCTGATTCTCACCGATCCGACCCTCGGCTCCGACGGAGCGATCCAGGAGGCGCGGCGGCTTTTTGCCGCATCGCCGGAGGCGTACTTTTATCCGGATCAATACAGCAACGACGCCAACTGGCAGGCCCACTATCTCACCACGGGCGTCGAGATTTACCAGCAGACCGCCGGACGGGTGACCCACTTCGTCGCCGGTCTTGGTACCTCGGGCACCTGCATGGGCGTGGGCCGCCGCCTGCGGGAGTACGACCCGGCCATCGAGGTGATCGCCATGCAGCCCGACTCGCCCTTTCACGGCCTCGAAGGGCTCAAGCACATGGAGACGGCGATCGTGCCTGCGATCTACGACGACCGCCTGCCCGATCGCCAGATCGCTGTCTCCACCGAGCAGGCCCAGCGCATGGTCAAGCGCCTCGCCCGCGAGGAAGGGCTGCTTGTGGGCATCTCCGCCGGGGCAAACGTCGTGGCTGCCCTGCAGGTAGCCCGAGCGATCGACAGCGGTGTGATCGTCACTATCCTCTGCGACGGTGCTGACAAGTATCTTTCTGAGCGCTTCTGGGACGACCCGGCGCTATGA
- the panB gene encoding 3-methyl-2-oxobutanoate hydroxymethyltransferase: protein MAVSIHHLRRLKERAQPIVALTAFEYATARLLDQSGVDLLLVGDSLAMVALGYPSTVPVSVEELLHHCRVVRRGVEHALLVADLPFGSYEQSPAQAFATASRFLKEAGAQAVKLEGGYRRMVETVAFLVESGVPVLAHIGLTPQAVHQLGGYRIQGKSEQEAARLSEQAFALEAAGAFAIVLEHIPAPLAADITRNLTIPTIGIGAGPGCDGQVLVTHDLLGLSEKPPAFAKPYVDLAALIREAATRYAEDVRDRRFPL, encoded by the coding sequence ATGGCCGTCTCGATCCACCACCTGCGCCGCCTCAAAGAGCGCGCCCAGCCGATCGTCGCCCTCACCGCCTTCGAGTACGCGACGGCGCGCCTGCTCGATCAAAGCGGCGTCGATCTGCTGCTGGTGGGCGACTCGCTCGCGATGGTCGCCCTCGGTTATCCAAGCACCGTGCCGGTGAGCGTTGAAGAACTGCTGCACCACTGCCGCGTCGTGCGCCGGGGCGTCGAGCACGCCCTGCTGGTGGCAGACCTGCCCTTCGGCTCCTACGAGCAGAGCCCCGCGCAGGCATTTGCCACCGCCAGCCGCTTTTTAAAAGAAGCCGGTGCCCAGGCGGTCAAGCTCGAAGGGGGCTACAGGCGCATGGTCGAGACGGTGGCCTTTTTGGTCGAAAGCGGCGTTCCGGTCCTCGCCCATATCGGCCTCACCCCCCAGGCGGTTCACCAGTTGGGCGGCTACCGAATCCAGGGCAAATCGGAGCAGGAGGCAGCCCGGCTGAGCGAGCAGGCGTTTGCGCTGGAGGCCGCCGGTGCCTTTGCAATCGTCCTCGAACACATCCCCGCCCCCCTCGCCGCCGACATCACCCGCAACCTCACGATCCCCACGATCGGCATCGGTGCCGGTCCCGGCTGCGACGGTCAGGTGCTGGTCACCCACGATCTATTGGGCCTGAGCGAAAAGCCGCCCGCCTTTGCCAAACCCTACGTCGATCTGGCGGCGTTGATTCGCGAAGCGGCGACTCGCTACGCCGAGGATGTGCGCGATCGCCGCTTTCCGTTGTAA
- a CDS encoding MGDG synthase family glycosyltransferase, translated as MLTEATPIAGMARILILYASLGSGHIYAAQALREAFGRYPNVEVRVEDALAYASPILRETLTRAYEQLSEKAPRLYRLIYEGSDTSDLRESMSNTLLLSKIERPFFRKFEQLIKEESPDVFICVQQIPSRLLQLVQKEYGLRQPHYVVITDMVAHSTWINYDVDGYFLAGDLTAELLIKDGIDPLLLHITGIPIKLEICEPKPMQQMRLKHNLPIEQPLVALFGGGLQPQRVRTIVRRLLESPLRGTLVVVAGRNHALEAALANLEDGPQMHLYSLGRIDFVDDLIAASDVVVTKAGGLIASEVIARGTPLVIIDPIPGQEEWNADAIAAYGVGIQLRLLEMVAPTVQFLMEQPEHLAFMRERAKVFGRPRAALTIAERILAMLDIRLEAQVLDAQ; from the coding sequence ATGCTCACGGAAGCAACCCCCATCGCTGGTATGGCCCGGATCTTGATTCTTTATGCCTCGCTCGGTTCGGGGCACATCTACGCGGCCCAGGCGCTCCGTGAGGCGTTCGGTCGCTATCCAAACGTCGAGGTGCGCGTCGAGGACGCCCTGGCCTACGCCAGTCCGATTCTGCGCGAGACGCTCACCCGCGCCTACGAGCAGTTGAGCGAAAAAGCGCCCCGGCTCTACCGGCTCATCTACGAGGGCAGCGACACGTCCGACCTGCGCGAATCGATGAGCAATACGCTGCTACTGAGCAAGATCGAGCGGCCCTTTTTTCGCAAGTTCGAGCAACTCATCAAAGAAGAATCCCCGGACGTGTTCATCTGCGTCCAGCAGATCCCAAGCCGGTTGTTGCAGCTGGTCCAGAAAGAATACGGCCTCCGCCAGCCGCACTACGTCGTGATTACCGACATGGTTGCCCACAGCACCTGGATCAACTACGACGTGGACGGTTATTTTTTAGCCGGGGATCTGACCGCTGAACTGCTCATCAAAGACGGCATCGATCCGTTGCTGCTGCACATCACAGGCATCCCGATCAAGCTTGAGATCTGCGAACCAAAGCCGATGCAGCAGATGCGCCTCAAGCACAACCTGCCCATCGAGCAGCCGCTCGTCGCCCTTTTTGGCGGCGGCCTGCAGCCCCAGCGGGTGCGCACGATCGTCCGGAGGCTGCTTGAAAGCCCGCTGCGGGGCACCCTGGTAGTCGTCGCCGGGCGCAACCACGCCCTTGAGGCGGCTCTGGCGAATCTCGAAGATGGCCCGCAGATGCACCTGTACTCCCTTGGCCGGATCGATTTTGTCGATGATCTGATCGCCGCCAGCGACGTGGTGGTTACCAAGGCGGGCGGGCTTATCGCGAGCGAGGTGATCGCGCGCGGGACGCCGCTTGTGATCATCGATCCGATCCCCGGCCAGGAAGAATGGAACGCCGATGCGATTGCCGCCTACGGCGTCGGCATCCAGCTGCGGCTATTGGAGATGGTCGCCCCGACGGTGCAGTTTCTGATGGAGCAGCCGGAGCACCTCGCCTTTATGCGCGAGCGGGCAAAGGTGTTCGGCAGGCCACGGGCGGCGCTCACGATTGCCGAGCGGATCCTCGCGATGCTCGATATTCGACTTGAAGCCCAGGTGCTCGATGCACAGTGA